A genomic window from Gossypium hirsutum isolate 1008001.06 chromosome D10, Gossypium_hirsutum_v2.1, whole genome shotgun sequence includes:
- the LOC107897450 gene encoding uncharacterized protein isoform X3, translating into MMTCSRKKELLRAIDVRLIAVQQDLATAFARASSAGFNSDTVSELQQFADWFGAHRLNEACTKFMSLCQRRPELICRWKPSLDDQVVRASWGSDMSIDDPDEDQVGSNVNSRPHQPSQNRHQEQQQSNTMQTQHHIRQSKSATSQQPKLSSATQQHSESEKKEEEKKEEGRFESSPSQISQPARRLSVQDRINLFENKQKESSSSGGKPTAVGKSVDLKRLPSDVSAAPAVAEKAVLRRWSGASDMSIDLGNDKKDVNMDSPLCTPSSSSVSQGKNYVFQGLSEDKERKDEKGLSDKVSSVKVEPKSVSGRAADSGLKDQDGVQAQIANNLLGKEEDLVLKGRMNLKDQSGSQSRHYQSFTSKSEQAELGDQVVSQEKVKGSLTRERGVSDVQSQVVPDRTAIVVVKNQPAYRFQDGVFVDAVGDATPEGELKKRVELQGKDQSVSQLRFRTQGHSRTLSGQFEGGIGLKTKEAQYKGSEGEHFAPQQHWRSFTGEVEEVRKKDLASSEKQISKVEDSGVHEMKFKKQVPVGSEWSNKSQCRRGEGDSVYANNKPVLGKMVPQSEESLSAPTVPVDQTQRIRQSRGNQELNDELNELEKLFAEHKLGVPPDQFSSARRSKPADVQIEPEPSPVCKKPAALDVFPVHMPDKNLISEPMGSLSNMAVFCTPSTKMVDNRDFSGSLRRSLSGNSFSNDSRGKFYEKYMQKRDAKLMEEWGSKRAEKEAKLKAMQDILERSRAEMKAKFSGSAERQDSLSNARRRAEKVRSFNFRSQRGQHPISLIQSEDLSEFSDQKYYKHDRSYNDTSLVDGSSRSSNTKKHFPNKNVSLSTPCTTAAAVPRAGAKVSIPSSGRGRVQSENPLTQSVPNFSDLRKENTKPSSGASKTTSSSQLRNYARSKSTNEEIALGKDDQPRQSWSLRQSSAGPVEFSDLSAMPSDSIVLASLKFDKEQMGQSLNDKILKNAEAKPFIRKGNGIVPGAGVNFARFKASETSETPNDEDSDDELAFEADDSMDMAKGDEEDVLEIGEVDDSVDMENGMARLSQESDKLDNSESENGDSLMSLSQVDLTSVAELPAAVPSTFHPAASLQDSPGESPASWNSRMHHPFSYPHDTSDIDASMDSPIGSPASWNSHSLAQTEVDEARMRKNWGSAQKPFHVAHVTHNQSRKDVTKGIKRLLKFGRKSRGTDSLVDWISATTSEGDDDIEDGRDPANRSSEDLRKSRMGFSQGHPSDDGFNDSELFNDQVQALRSSIPAPPANFKLREDHMSGSSIKAPRSFFSLSTFRSKGSDSKPR; encoded by the exons ATGATGACATGTTCAAGAAA GAAGGAGCTTTTAAGAGCTATTGATGTACGTCTTATTGCAGTTCAGCAGGACTTGGCAACAGCTTTTGCACGTGCATCTTCTGCTGGTTTTAACTCTGACACTGTCTCTGAACTCCAACAATTTGCAGATTGGTTTGGTGCTCATCGCTTGAA TGAGGCTTGTACCAAATTCATGTCACTATGCCAGAGAAGACCAGAACTGATTTGTCGGTGGAAACCAAGTCTAGACGATCAAGTGGTCAGAGCATCATGGGGATCTGACATGTCAATCGATGACCCCGATGAAGACCAAGTTGGGTCCAATGTTAATAGCAGGCCCCACCAGCCTTCCCAAAATAGACACCAAGAGCAACAACAATCAAACACTATGCAGACACAGCATCATATACGCCAATCAAAGTCAGCCACATCTCAACAACCAAAGCTCTCGAGTGCTACGCAGCAACATTCTGAAAGtgaaaagaaggaagaagaaaagaaagaggaggGGAGGTTTGAGTCATCGCCTAGCCAAATCAGTCAACCTGCTAGGAGGCTTAGTGTGCAGGATAGAATCAATCTCTTTGAGAACAAACAGAAGGAAAGCTCAAGTTCTGGAGGCAAACCAACTGCTGTTGGAAAATCTGTTGATCTGAAAAGACTTCCATCTGATGTATCAGCTGCACCAGCAGTTGCTGAAAAGGCTGTGTTAAGAAGATGGAGCGGTGCAAGTGACATGAGCATTGACTTGGGTAATGACAAGAAGGATGTTAATATGGATAGCCCTTTGTGTACTCCATCCTCATCTTCTGTGTCCCAAGGTAAAAACTATGTGTTTCAAGGTTTGTCCGAGGATAAGGAACGAAAAGATGAGAAGGGTTTGAGTGACAAGGTAAGTTCAGTTAAAGTTGAACCTAAGAGTGTTTCTGGTAGAGCTGCTGATTCTGGGTTGAAAGATCAGGATGGAGTGCAAGCACAGATAGCTAATAATCTTTTGGGGAAAGAAGAGGATCTGGTGTTGAAGGGGCGAATGAATTTGAAGGATCAATCGGGATCACAGAGCAGACATTATCAGTCTTTTACAAGTAAGTCAGAACAGGCTGAGTTGGGTGATCAAGTGGTTTCCCAGGAAAAGGTTAAGGGTTCTTTAACCAGAGAGAGGGGAGTTTCAGATGTGCAGTCTCAAGTTGTTCCTGATAGGACTGCAATTGTGGTGGTTAAAAACCAACCCGCTTATCGGTTCCAGGATGGAGTTTTTGTAGATGCAGTGGGGGATGCCACACCTGAGGGTGAATTAAAGAAAAGAGTGGAGCTTCAAGGGAAAGACCAATCAGTGTCACAATTGCGATTTAGGACTCAAGGCCACTCCCGAACATTATCAGGGCAGTTTGAAGGTGGTATTGGACTAAAAACTAAGGAGGCTCAGTATAAAGGTAGTGAAGGCGAGCACTTCGCTCCTCAGCAACACTGGAGATCTTTTACTGGGGAAGTTGAGGAAGTGAGAAAGAAAGACTTAGCATCATCTGAGAAGCAAATAAGTAAAGTTGAGGATTCTGGAGTCCATGAAATGAAGTTCAAGAAACAGGTTCCAGTTGGTTCTGAATGGAGCAACAAGTCACAGTGTAGGAGGGGTGAAGGTGATTCTGTTTATGCAAATAACAAGCCTGTTCTTGGAAAAATGGTTCCTCAGAGTGAAGAGAGTTTAAGTGCCCCAACGGTGCCAGTAGATCAAACTCAGAGGATAAGGCAGTCAAGGGGAAACCAGGAGCTGAATGATGAGTTAAATGAACTTGAAAAACTTTTTGCAGAGCACAAACTTGGGGTTCCCCCTGATCAATTCAGTTCTGCAAGGAGAAGCAAGCCTGCTGATGTCCAGATTGAACCAGAACCGAGCCCAGTGTGCAAAAAACCAGCAGCGCTAGATGTATTTCCCGTACATATGCCTGACAAAAACTTGATTTCTGAACCAATGGGGAGTTTGAGTAATATGGCTGTCTTTTGTACTCCTTCGACAAAGATGGTAGATAACCGAGATTTTTCTGGTAGTTTGAGGCGGAGTTTATCTGGTAACAGCTTTTCCAATGATTCTAGAGGAAAATTTTATGAGAAGTACATGCAAAAGAGAGATGCAAAGCTGATGGAAGAATGGGGTTCTAAACGGGCTGAGAAGGAAGCCAAATTGAAAGCAATGCAGGATATCCTTGAGCGAAGTAGAGCTGAGATGAAGGCCAAATTTTCTGGTTCTGCTGAGAGACAGGATTCTTTGTCCAATGCTCGTCGACGAGCAGAGAAAGTGAGGTCATTCAATTTTCGGTCACAGAGGGGGCAG CATCCAATAAGTTTAATTCAGAGTGAAGATCTTTCTGAGTTTTCAGATCAGAAGTACTACAAACATGATAGATCTTATAATGACACATCTCTAGTCGATGGTTCTTCTAGGAGCTCCAACACTAAGAAGCATTTTCCAAATAAAAATGTATCTTTATCCACTCCTTGTACCACAGCAGCTGCAGTTCCCCGCGCAGGGGCCAAAGTTTCTATCCCCAGTTCTGGAAGGGGAAGAGTGCAATCTGAAAATCCTCTCACACAATCAGTTCCCAACTTCTCTGATCTCAGAAAAGAAAATACAAAGCCCTCTTCTGGAGCTAGCAAGACAACTAGCTCCTCCCAACTGAGAAACTATGCTCGGAGCAAGAGTACCAACGAAGAGATTGCACTCGGCAAGGATGACCAACCTAGACAATCTTGGTCCCTTAGACAAAGCTCTGCTGGTCCTGTGGAATTTTCGGATTTGTCTGCCATGCCCTCTGACAGCATTGTTTTGGCATCTTTGAAATTTGATAAAGAGCAGATGGGACAGAGCTTGAATGACAAAATTTTGAAGAATGCAGAAGCAAAGCCTTTTATCAGGAAAGGTAATGGCATAGTTCCTGGTGCTGGAGTAAATTTTGCAAGGTTCAAAGCATCAGAGACTTCTGAGACTCCAAACGATGAAGACTCTGATGATGAGCTAGCATTTGAAGCAGATGATTCCATGGATATGGCAAAAGGAGATGAAGAGGATGTGCTTGAAATTGGAGAAGTTGACGATTCTGTTGACATGGAAAACGGAATGGCAAGACTGAGCCAGGAATCTGACAAGTTGGATAATTCTGAATCAGAGAATGGTGATTCCTTGATGTCTCTTTCTCAGGTTGACCTTACATCAGTTGCTGAACTGCCTGCTGCAGTACCCTCTACATTCCATCCTGCAGCATCCCTGCAGGATTCACCAGGAGAAAGCCCTGCATCATGGAATTCACGCATGCATCATCCATTTTCTTATCCCCATGATACTTCAGATATTGACGCTTCTATGGATTCCCCCATTGGGAGCCCTGCATCTTGGAATTCTCACTCACTTGCCCAAACAGAAGTGGATGAAGCTCGAATGAGGAAGAACTGGGGAAGTGCTCAGAAACCTTTTCATGTAGCTCATGTAACCCATAATCAGTCACGCAAGGATGTGACAAAAGGGATCAAAAGGTTGTTGAAGTTTGGACGGAAAAGCCGTGGGACAGACAGTTTGGTAGACTGGATCTCAGCTACGACTTCTGAAGGAGATGATGACATAGAGGATGGCAGAGATCCTGCCAATCGATCATCAGAAGACTTGAGGAAGTCAAGAATGGGATTTTCGCAAGGCCACCCTTCTGATGATGGTTTCAATGATAGTGAGTTGTTCAATGATCAGG TTCAAGCCTTACGCTCTTCTATTCCAGCACCACCCGCAAACTTCAAATTAAGGGAAGATCATATGTCAGGAAGCTCCATAAAAG CACCCCGTTCATTCTTTTCACTCTCAACATTTCGAAGCAAAGGTAGTGATTCCAAGCCTAGATGA